A section of the Anabaena cylindrica PCC 7122 genome encodes:
- a CDS encoding AbrB family transcriptional regulator, with the protein MPKLKKIDPLVGDELLKKVKELENESKEDKAKQCGYYTVTKNGIERVNMMKFLNALIDAEGIQLDSTPSANGRGGRSASYRISVQSNNNLLIGSAYTKQMNLKPGDEFIITLGKKHIRLRQVDPEDREDDAEVEATA; encoded by the coding sequence ATGCCTAAACTGAAAAAAATTGACCCCCTTGTCGGTGATGAACTCCTCAAAAAAGTTAAGGAGCTAGAGAACGAGAGCAAAGAAGATAAAGCTAAACAGTGTGGCTATTATACCGTTACTAAAAATGGTATAGAGCGCGTCAACATGATGAAGTTCCTAAATGCTCTAATTGATGCTGAAGGCATTCAGTTGGATAGTACACCTAGCGCCAACGGCCGTGGTGGACGTAGTGCAAGCTATAGAATTAGTGTGCAGTCCAACAACAATTTATTGATAGGTTCAGCTTATACAAAACAGATGAATCTCAAACCTGGAGATGAATTTATCATCACTTTAGGGAAAAAACACATTCGACTACGGCAAGTAGACCCAGAAGATAGGGAAGATGATGCCGAAGTAGAAGCTACTGCTTAA
- the cbiB gene encoding adenosylcobinamide-phosphate synthase CbiB — translation MINNIYILIIAALLDYLIGDPWGWPHPVRVMGWIISWLSKFFLQHCQSSLTQRLAGIVIAMILIVGSGLSGWLIIQIARWLNPLLGIVLESILLGSCFALHSLRTAAVDVIQPLTIGKLEEARQILSNYVGRDTTNLSAAEVLRAVLETVTENATDGVMAPLFYAILGAFMPLVGVVPLALAYKASSTLDSMVGYREAPYTYIGWFSARLEDGLTWLPCRLTVMTLALLSLKPVNVWRICHRDAIQDPSPNSGWSECAYAAILGVQMGGINWYRGVAKHKPFLGDAIYPITPTSIHQALQLTRYSFLLWLGLAIFLIRNS, via the coding sequence ATGATCAATAATATCTATATCTTAATTATTGCTGCCTTGTTAGATTACTTAATTGGTGATCCTTGGGGTTGGCCTCATCCAGTGCGAGTGATGGGATGGATAATTTCTTGGTTGAGTAAATTTTTTCTGCAACATTGTCAGAGTTCTCTAACACAACGTCTAGCTGGAATTGTAATCGCTATGATTCTCATCGTCGGGAGTGGTTTATCTGGCTGGTTAATAATTCAAATTGCCAGATGGCTAAATCCATTGTTAGGAATTGTTTTAGAGAGCATTCTCCTAGGCAGTTGTTTTGCTCTTCATAGTTTGCGAACAGCTGCGGTAGATGTAATCCAACCTTTAACTATAGGAAAGTTAGAGGAAGCAAGACAAATTTTAAGTAATTATGTAGGTAGGGATACAACAAACCTCTCAGCAGCAGAAGTTTTACGAGCAGTTTTGGAAACAGTGACGGAAAATGCTACTGATGGAGTGATGGCTCCTTTGTTTTATGCAATTCTGGGTGCATTTATGCCATTGGTTGGTGTGGTTCCTTTGGCTTTAGCATATAAAGCTAGTAGTACTCTAGATTCAATGGTGGGTTATCGGGAAGCACCTTATACTTATATTGGCTGGTTTAGCGCGAGGTTAGAAGATGGTTTAACGTGGCTTCCTTGCCGTTTAACAGTCATGACTTTAGCACTTTTATCACTTAAACCCGTCAATGTTTGGCGAATTTGCCACCGGGATGCTATTCAAGATCCTAGTCCTAATTCTGGTTGGAGCGAGTGTGCCTATGCTGCTATTTTAGGTGTGCAGATGGGTGGAATAAATTGGTATCGTGGGGTTGCTAAACATAAGCCATTTTTAGGAGATGCTATTTATCCCATCACCCCAACTTCGATTCACCAAGCTTTGCAATTGACTCGATATTCGTTTTTGTTATGGTTGGGTTTGGCAATATTTTTAATTCGTAATTCGTAA
- a CDS encoding hybrid sensor histidine kinase/response regulator: MNDSLIKVLLIDDDEDDYILTRDWFSEFQVAACELEWVNSYPVARKAIAQHQHDIYLVDYRLGAHNGLELLREAIDKGSTSPLILLTGQGDREIDLEAMKAGAVDYLEKSQLTAPLLERSIRYAIERKQTEQKIRQQAALLDVATDAIFVGDLNDQILYWNQAAKHLYGWSTEEALKKKIHHLCPEKKLSQLSKALITIIKNGSWKGELAQTTKCGKEIIVESRWTLVPAYGKNPQSILVVNTDITQKKQLEQQFLRAQRLESIGTLASGITHDLNNVLAPILMTAQLLETQVQDERSRRLIPILINNAKRGANLVKQVLSFARGLDGDRTLVQLKHLLIEIQQIIKETFPKTIEIITQIPQTLWTVSGDATQLHQVLMNLCVNARDAMPNGGTLKITAENLLIDENYAQMHIEAQAKPYIVITVTDTGIGIQPTIIDRIFEPFFTTKEFGQGTGLGLSTVLGIVKSHGGFINVNSEDKKGSQFKVYLPAQDTTETIEAPEIFFPQGNGELILVVDDEAAIRDITKTSLENYTYKVITAHDGIEAIALYVEHRDKISLVLIDMIMPCMDGITSIRTLQKINPEVKIIAVSGLVSSDKVNAAYNMGVKAFLCKPFTANQLLQTIKTVISCDSSN, encoded by the coding sequence GCGCATAACGGTCTAGAACTTTTACGCGAAGCCATTGACAAAGGTTCAACTTCTCCCTTAATCTTACTCACAGGTCAAGGCGACAGGGAAATAGATTTAGAAGCCATGAAAGCCGGAGCAGTAGATTATCTAGAAAAAAGCCAATTAACTGCACCTTTATTAGAACGCTCTATTCGCTACGCTATTGAACGTAAACAAACAGAACAAAAAATTCGCCAACAAGCCGCTTTACTTGATGTCGCTACCGATGCTATTTTTGTAGGTGATTTAAACGACCAAATTTTATATTGGAACCAAGCGGCTAAACATCTCTATGGTTGGAGTACGGAAGAAGCCCTAAAGAAAAAAATACATCATCTGTGTCCAGAAAAAAAATTGTCGCAATTATCAAAAGCACTCATAACTATCATCAAAAATGGTTCTTGGAAAGGAGAACTAGCGCAAACTACAAAATGTGGTAAAGAAATTATTGTTGAGAGCCGTTGGACATTAGTACCTGCATACGGTAAAAACCCTCAATCTATTTTAGTTGTCAACACCGATATTACTCAAAAAAAGCAACTAGAACAGCAATTTTTACGCGCTCAAAGACTAGAGAGTATTGGCACTTTAGCAAGTGGTATTACCCACGACTTAAATAATGTCCTCGCACCCATTCTGATGACAGCACAACTTTTAGAAACTCAAGTCCAAGATGAACGTTCTCGACGACTAATTCCCATATTAATTAACAATGCTAAACGAGGAGCTAATTTAGTTAAACAAGTATTGTCATTTGCCCGTGGGTTAGATGGCGATCGTACCCTTGTACAATTAAAACACTTACTAATTGAAATTCAGCAAATTATTAAAGAAACGTTTCCAAAAACAATTGAAATTATTACCCAAATTCCCCAAACTCTTTGGACTGTTTCTGGTGATGCTACTCAGTTACACCAGGTATTAATGAATCTATGTGTTAATGCCCGTGATGCTATGCCCAACGGTGGTACTTTAAAAATTACAGCCGAAAATCTCTTAATTGATGAAAATTACGCCCAAATGCACATTGAGGCTCAAGCCAAACCTTACATTGTCATTACTGTAACTGATACTGGAATTGGTATTCAACCAACTATAATAGACCGGATATTTGAACCGTTTTTTACGACTAAGGAATTCGGTCAAGGCACGGGTCTAGGTCTTTCTACAGTATTGGGAATTGTTAAAAGTCATGGTGGTTTTATCAATGTTAATAGCGAAGACAAAAAAGGCAGTCAATTTAAAGTCTATTTACCTGCACAAGATACAACCGAAACTATAGAAGCACCAGAAATATTTTTTCCTCAAGGTAATGGAGAACTGATATTAGTAGTCGATGATGAAGCTGCTATTCGTGATATTACAAAAACATCACTAGAAAATTATACTTATAAAGTAATTACAGCCCATGATGGTATTGAAGCAATAGCCTTATATGTAGAACATCGGGATAAAATATCTTTAGTATTAATAGATATGATCATGCCATGTATGGATGGAATAACCAGCATTCGTACCTTGCAAAAAATTAATCCAGAAGTCAAAATTATTGCCGTTAGCGGACTAGTCTCAAGCGATAAAGTGAATGCAGCTTATAATATGGGTGTAAAAGCTTTCTTATGCAAACCTTTCACAGCAAACCAATTATTACAAACAATTAAAACTGTGATCAGTTGTGATTCGTCAAATTAG
- the pyrR gene encoding bifunctional pyr operon transcriptional regulator/uracil phosphoribosyltransferase PyrR yields MSTKVVEILSSEELRRTLTRLASQIVERTRDLSQLILLGIHTRGVPLANLLARQIEILEGVSICVGALDITFYRDDLDQIGLRTPAKTDIPFDLTGKTVVLVDDVIFKGRTIRAALNAVNEYGRPEVIRLAVLVDRGHRELPIHPDFVGKKLPTAQEEIVKVYLHDADGRDAVELISNG; encoded by the coding sequence ATGTCTACTAAAGTAGTTGAAATTCTCTCATCAGAAGAACTGCGTCGTACTTTGACTCGTCTTGCTTCTCAAATTGTGGAAAGGACGCGAGATTTGTCACAATTGATACTTTTGGGCATTCATACTAGAGGCGTGCCATTAGCTAACTTATTGGCACGTCAAATAGAGATTCTCGAAGGTGTCAGTATATGTGTTGGAGCATTAGATATTACATTCTATCGTGATGATTTAGACCAAATTGGCTTAAGAACTCCAGCCAAAACCGATATCCCTTTTGACTTAACGGGAAAAACGGTTGTCTTAGTGGATGATGTCATTTTCAAAGGACGGACAATTCGTGCTGCTTTAAATGCTGTTAATGAGTATGGTAGACCAGAGGTGATTCGTTTAGCTGTATTAGTGGATAGGGGACATAGGGAGTTACCAATTCACCCAGATTTTGTGGGTAAAAAACTGCCCACGGCTCAAGAAGAAATTGTGAAAGTTTATTTACACGATGCAGATGGACGTGATGCGGTGGAGTTAATTAGTAATGGGTAA
- a CDS encoding Rrf2 family transcriptional regulator, producing the protein MKLTTKGHYSVKALLDLTLQPEYGPVSVRTIAKRQDIPAPYLEKLLIEMRRAGLVKSIRGSVGGYQLSRKPAQISIGQILEAVGENITHLPLNSPPLTQAEDWVTFTLWQRLNQKLKEALYSITLADLYYDARSWQASLGEEASFVV; encoded by the coding sequence ATGAAACTAACGACTAAAGGACACTATAGTGTTAAGGCATTACTAGATTTGACTTTACAGCCAGAATATGGACCCGTATCTGTAAGAACAATTGCCAAGCGTCAAGATATTCCGGCTCCTTATCTAGAAAAGTTACTCATAGAAATGCGTCGCGCTGGGTTAGTCAAATCAATTCGTGGTAGCGTCGGTGGCTATCAATTATCCAGAAAGCCTGCACAAATCTCTATAGGACAAATTTTAGAGGCAGTGGGAGAAAACATAACTCATTTACCTTTGAATAGTCCACCACTAACTCAAGCAGAAGATTGGGTAACATTTACCTTGTGGCAAAGACTGAACCAAAAGCTGAAAGAAGCTTTGTACAGCATCACTTTGGCAGACCTTTATTATGATGCCCGTAGTTGGCAAGCATCTTTAGGTGAAGAAGCTAGTTTTGTCGTTTAG